The proteins below are encoded in one region of Rhizobacter sp.:
- a CDS encoding LPS-assembly protein LptD, which translates to MRHLPRHRHHAIAAAACLAVGAWPSAWAQATPAAAEKAPVIVEAQEVRARPDLDAVAEGNALLRQGPIEIRADRLSYDQATDTARAFGKVRISRDGNVYSGPELQLKLGTYEGYFVNPTYFFSRTQAGGSASRLDFMGKDVALATDGNYTSCPRDGSGEPAWLLETRRVRMDLPNNEGIAEGAVLRFYGVPILAAPVLSFPLTDARKSGWLPPTTSVDSKSGLKLSVPYYWNIAPNRDATLTPTVIAKRGVALGSEFRYLQRSDEGALTYFVLPNDRLTGHSRDALGYLHEGNFLGNGYYKADVTRVSDDEYWKDFPGDYPSLLPRLLTGDAQVQAPVFGNWKTYARVLRWQILQDDANRIEAPYDRYPQVGIRGTQRLPGGFEFSLESEYNRFVLPNDTSAQDRLDRNPGERWHSLGSLSLPIVAPGWSLVPRLAFNSATYSLDRALTGGEFIGQRQFSRTIPTFSLDNAWVFERDTSWFSRYMRQTLEPRVYYVKTPYRDQNGLPRFDSAERDLNLDSIYGDNDFSGIDQVSDAHQVTVGVTTRMLDAQSGAEALRLGIAQRFLLSEQRITPTGGANKDLLLMGSSSFWPQWKLDAGVQYSPELSRTKRSMLSARYSPGPYRTLYSAYRFKRGESEQVELGWQWPIYGRVRDGKAGPNAQCAGGWYSAGRVNYSVRERRVTDSVLGFEYDAGCWIGRVVAKRVSTSQQDATTQFGFEIEFVGLSRLGTNPLKVLKDNIPGYRLLRDDAPTEAPSPTAP; encoded by the coding sequence TTGCGCCACCTCCCTCGACATCGCCACCACGCCATCGCTGCCGCGGCCTGCCTGGCTGTCGGTGCCTGGCCCTCGGCGTGGGCCCAGGCCACGCCCGCCGCGGCGGAGAAGGCACCGGTCATCGTCGAGGCCCAGGAGGTGCGCGCGCGGCCCGACCTCGACGCCGTGGCCGAGGGCAATGCCCTGCTGCGGCAGGGCCCGATCGAGATCCGCGCCGACCGCCTCAGCTACGACCAGGCCACCGACACCGCCCGCGCGTTCGGCAAGGTGCGCATCTCGCGCGATGGCAACGTCTACAGCGGGCCTGAGCTGCAACTGAAGCTCGGCACCTACGAGGGGTATTTCGTCAACCCGACGTATTTCTTCTCGCGCACGCAGGCCGGCGGCAGCGCCTCGCGCCTCGACTTCATGGGCAAGGACGTGGCACTCGCCACCGACGGCAACTACACCAGCTGCCCGCGTGACGGCAGCGGCGAGCCGGCCTGGCTGCTGGAAACGCGTCGCGTGCGCATGGACCTGCCCAACAACGAAGGCATTGCCGAAGGCGCGGTGCTGCGCTTCTATGGCGTGCCCATCCTCGCCGCGCCGGTGCTGAGCTTCCCGCTCACCGACGCGCGCAAATCAGGCTGGCTGCCGCCCACCACCAGCGTCGACAGCAAGAGCGGCCTGAAGCTCTCGGTGCCGTACTACTGGAACATCGCGCCCAACCGTGATGCCACGCTCACGCCCACGGTCATCGCCAAGCGCGGCGTGGCGCTGGGCTCGGAGTTCCGCTACCTGCAGCGCAGCGACGAAGGGGCCTTGACCTATTTCGTGCTGCCGAACGACCGCCTGACCGGCCACAGCCGCGACGCACTCGGCTACCTGCACGAGGGCAACTTTCTCGGCAACGGCTACTACAAGGCCGACGTCACCCGCGTCTCCGACGACGAGTACTGGAAAGACTTCCCCGGCGACTACCCGAGCTTGCTGCCGCGCTTGCTGACGGGCGATGCGCAGGTGCAGGCGCCCGTGTTTGGCAACTGGAAAACCTATGCGCGGGTGCTGCGCTGGCAGATCCTGCAAGACGATGCCAACCGCATCGAGGCGCCCTACGACCGCTATCCGCAGGTGGGCATCCGCGGCACGCAAAGGCTGCCGGGTGGCTTCGAGTTCAGCCTCGAATCCGAGTACAACCGTTTTGTTCTCCCCAACGACACCAGCGCCCAGGACCGTCTTGACCGCAATCCCGGCGAGCGCTGGCACAGCCTCGGTTCGCTCAGCTTGCCGATCGTCGCCCCTGGCTGGAGCCTCGTGCCACGTCTGGCGTTCAACTCGGCGACCTACAGCCTTGACCGCGCCCTCACCGGCGGCGAGTTCATCGGGCAGCGCCAGTTCAGCCGCACCATCCCCACCTTCAGCCTCGACAACGCGTGGGTCTTCGAGCGCGACACGAGCTGGTTCAGCCGCTACATGCGGCAGACGCTCGAGCCTCGCGTCTACTACGTGAAGACGCCGTACCGCGACCAGAACGGCCTGCCGCGCTTCGACTCGGCAGAGCGCGACCTCAACCTCGATTCGATCTACGGCGACAACGACTTCTCCGGTATCGACCAAGTGTCGGACGCGCACCAGGTCACCGTGGGCGTCACCACACGCATGCTCGACGCGCAAAGCGGTGCCGAGGCCTTGCGGCTGGGCATCGCGCAGCGTTTCTTGCTGTCGGAGCAGCGGATTACCCCCACCGGCGGCGCCAACAAGGACCTGCTGCTGATGGGCTCCAGCAGCTTCTGGCCGCAGTGGAAGCTCGACGCCGGCGTGCAGTACAGCCCGGAGCTGTCACGCACCAAACGGTCCATGCTGAGCGCCCGCTACTCCCCCGGCCCGTACCGCACGCTCTACAGCGCCTACCGCTTCAAGCGCGGCGAGAGCGAGCAGGTTGAACTCGGCTGGCAATGGCCGATCTATGGACGGGTGCGCGACGGCAAGGCTGGGCCGAACGCCCAGTGTGCCGGCGGGTGGTACAGCGCCGGCCGCGTCAACTACAGCGTGCGCGAGCGCCGCGTGACCGACTCGGTGCTCGGCTTCGAATACGACGCCGGCTGCTGGATCGGGCGTGTGGTGGCCAAGCGTGTGTCCACCAGCCAGCAGGACGCCACCACCCAGTTCGGCTTCGAAATCGAGTTCGTCGGCCTGTCGCGCCTGGGCACCAACCCGCTGAAGGTCTTGAAGGACAATATCCCCGGCTACCGCCTGCTGCGCGACGACGCGCCCACCGAGGCCCCCTCGCCGACCGCACCCTGA
- a CDS encoding phosphotransferase, with amino-acid sequence MVTTSSPAAIVWPDDARRERFDRWLASAAQRHGFDPQSLRAASADASFRRYFRVDGAGRSFIVMDAPPPQEDVRPFIAIASMFESAGLNAPRVLEQDAEHGFLLLSDLGSQLYLQALQQAQATGDLSGAASLMRDATVALVQWQTRADASGLPPYDDALLRRELQLFPDWCVAREYGVTWTAEQQSRWDKVCDLLVKSALAQPTVAVHRDYMPRNLMICAPEAGNPGILDFQDAVRGPITYDIACLLRDAFISWEEEQEIDWAVRYWQQAKKASLPVPEDFGDFWRQLEWMGLQRHLKVLGIFCRLKHRDGKPNYSQDLPRFFRYAHKVAVRYNGLGPLAHLLEPLMGTSRSDAFY; translated from the coding sequence ATGGTCACCACCTCCTCTCCCGCCGCCATCGTGTGGCCCGACGACGCCCGCCGCGAGCGCTTCGACCGCTGGCTCGCGAGCGCCGCCCAGCGCCACGGCTTCGACCCGCAGAGCCTGCGTGCGGCGAGTGCCGATGCCAGCTTCCGGCGCTATTTCCGTGTCGACGGCGCGGGCCGCTCTTTCATCGTGATGGACGCGCCGCCGCCGCAGGAAGATGTGCGCCCGTTCATCGCCATCGCGTCGATGTTCGAATCGGCCGGCCTCAATGCGCCGCGTGTGCTCGAGCAAGACGCCGAGCACGGTTTCCTGCTGCTGAGCGACCTCGGCTCGCAGCTCTACCTGCAAGCCCTGCAACAGGCGCAGGCCACCGGCGATCTCAGCGGCGCCGCGTCGTTGATGCGTGACGCGACCGTCGCGCTCGTGCAGTGGCAGACCCGCGCCGATGCGAGCGGCCTGCCGCCCTATGACGACGCGCTGCTGCGCCGCGAGCTGCAGCTCTTTCCCGACTGGTGCGTGGCACGGGAATACGGCGTCACCTGGACGGCTGAGCAGCAATCGCGCTGGGACAAGGTCTGCGACCTGCTCGTCAAGAGTGCCCTCGCGCAACCGACGGTCGCCGTGCACCGCGACTACATGCCGCGCAACCTGATGATCTGCGCGCCCGAGGCCGGCAACCCCGGCATCCTCGACTTCCAGGACGCGGTGCGCGGCCCCATCACCTACGACATCGCCTGCCTGCTGCGCGACGCCTTCATCTCCTGGGAGGAAGAGCAGGAGATCGATTGGGCCGTGCGCTACTGGCAGCAGGCGAAGAAAGCCTCGCTGCCGGTGCCCGAGGACTTCGGCGACTTCTGGCGCCAGCTCGAGTGGATGGGCCTGCAGCGCCATCTCAAGGTGCTGGGCATCTTCTGCCGCTTGAAGCACCGCGACGGCAAGCCCAACTACAGCCAGGACCTGCCACGCTTCTTCCGCTACGCCCACAAAGTGGCGGTGCGCTACAACGGCCTCGGGCCGCTCGCGCACCTGCTCGAGCCCTTGATGGGCACGTCGCGTAGCGACGCCTTCTACTGA
- a CDS encoding LysR family transcriptional regulator, with protein sequence MDRLHSMRVFSRVIEEGSFAGAARQLNLSAAVVTRLVADLEEHLGARLINRTTRRLALTDIGELYLERVRQILTEVEEAEALASAATSEPRGHLRVLAPPAFAVHQIAKHLPRFREQYPKVTLELAAPGPVETVDENYDVSIIQVGRQPLDGDFVARLLARSEVITCASPDYLDRRGRPEHPNDLHHHEAMLPSFAREITFHRGPWGDDEPAGESVTLVPSRPALSTTHSDTMYAAALASMGISGLPSYVVEDALLEHALERVLPEWRVLTLRLYAAMPTRKYVPARTRAFIDFLVQTFGGREHDPWLQAAGCETCPQQVAMPEQRSLLQ encoded by the coding sequence ATGGACCGACTCCACTCCATGCGGGTGTTTTCCCGGGTGATCGAAGAAGGCAGCTTTGCCGGCGCGGCGCGCCAGCTGAACCTGTCGGCCGCGGTGGTGACCCGCCTGGTGGCCGACCTGGAAGAGCACCTGGGCGCCCGCCTCATCAACCGCACCACGCGCCGCCTGGCGCTCACCGACATCGGCGAGCTGTACCTCGAGCGCGTGCGGCAGATCCTCACCGAGGTGGAAGAGGCCGAGGCACTGGCGAGTGCCGCCACCTCAGAGCCGCGCGGCCACCTGCGGGTGCTGGCCCCGCCCGCCTTTGCGGTGCACCAGATCGCCAAGCACCTGCCGCGCTTTCGCGAGCAGTACCCGAAGGTGACGCTGGAGCTGGCCGCACCCGGGCCGGTGGAGACGGTCGACGAGAACTACGACGTGAGCATCATCCAGGTCGGCCGGCAGCCGCTGGATGGCGATTTCGTGGCGCGGCTGCTGGCGCGGTCCGAGGTCATCACCTGCGCCTCACCCGACTACCTCGACCGCCGCGGGCGCCCCGAGCACCCGAACGACTTGCACCACCACGAAGCGATGCTGCCCAGCTTCGCCCGCGAGATCACCTTCCACCGCGGGCCCTGGGGCGACGACGAGCCCGCGGGCGAATCGGTGACGCTGGTGCCCTCACGCCCGGCGCTGTCGACCACCCACAGCGACACGATGTACGCCGCGGCGCTGGCCAGCATGGGCATTTCGGGGCTGCCGTCCTACGTGGTGGAAGACGCCCTGCTCGAACACGCGCTGGAGCGTGTGCTGCCCGAATGGCGGGTGCTGACGCTGCGCCTCTACGCCGCGATGCCCACGCGCAAGTACGTGCCGGCGCGCACCCGCGCGTTCATCGACTTCCTGGTGCAGACCTTCGGCGGGCGCGAGCACGACCCGTGGCTGCAGGCGGCTGGTTGCGAGACCTGCCCGCAGCAGGTCGCGATGCCGGAGCAGCGCAGCCTGCTGCAGTGA
- a CDS encoding DUF4148 domain-containing protein, whose amino-acid sequence MNRKQALTAAAIALLGSSAAFAQSSEADLQYFGQNQASTVSRAAVRAEVLSAQAKGELAVPGEVIAAAVPTAAQSPFATRVTRAQVKAELAGADLATPPEVAAWKAPAASGLSREAVRAEARAQARVDTYQDKGRIGAGY is encoded by the coding sequence ATGAACCGCAAGCAAGCCCTCACCGCCGCCGCCATCGCCCTCCTCGGCTCTTCTGCCGCCTTCGCGCAGAGCAGCGAAGCCGATCTGCAGTATTTCGGCCAGAACCAGGCCTCGACCGTGAGCCGCGCCGCCGTGCGCGCCGAGGTGCTGTCGGCCCAGGCCAAGGGTGAACTGGCCGTCCCCGGCGAAGTGATCGCCGCCGCCGTGCCGACCGCTGCCCAGAGCCCGTTTGCCACCCGCGTGACCCGCGCCCAGGTCAAGGCCGAGCTGGCCGGTGCCGACCTCGCGACGCCGCCTGAAGTCGCTGCCTGGAAGGCCCCCGCCGCTTCCGGCCTGAGCCGCGAAGCCGTGCGTGCCGAAGCGCGTGCCCAGGCCCGCGTCGACACCTACCAGGACAAGGGCCGCATCGGCGCCGGCTACTGA
- a CDS encoding DUF4148 domain-containing protein — MNRQHVIALALAAVGSTAFAQSSELDLQHFGASQPSTVTRAAVRAEVIKARADGENLVPVQADVAGLFQKAPAASTVTRADRRAEVLQARKDGTLERLSLSEVDVSATPVVSTRTREEVRKEAIAATRAGQAARGGVGAGH; from the coding sequence ATGAACCGCCAACACGTCATCGCCCTCGCGCTCGCCGCCGTCGGCTCCACCGCCTTCGCCCAGAGCAGCGAACTCGACCTGCAGCACTTCGGTGCCTCGCAGCCCAGCACCGTCACCCGCGCCGCCGTGCGCGCCGAGGTGATCAAGGCCCGCGCCGACGGCGAGAACCTGGTGCCGGTGCAAGCCGACGTCGCCGGCCTGTTCCAGAAGGCCCCGGCCGCCAGCACCGTGACCCGTGCCGACCGTCGCGCCGAAGTGCTGCAAGCCCGCAAGGACGGCACGCTGGAGCGCCTGAGCCTGAGCGAAGTCGACGTCAGCGCCACGCCGGTCGTCTCGACCCGCACCCGCGAAGAAGTCCGCAAGGAAGCCATCGCCGCCACCCGCGCTGGCCAGGCCGCCCGCGGCGGTGTGGGCGCCGGCCACTGA
- a CDS encoding NAD(P)/FAD-dependent oxidoreductase, whose product MLRITELRLPLDHPEEALRPAIVARLGIADAALQSFTVFKRSYDARKKSAIQLIYTLDCALADEAAVFARLQGDAHIRPSPDTRYKFLGHAPADFGVASGQRPLVIGFGPCGIFAALILAQMGLRPIVLERGKEVRQRTQDTWGLWRRRELNPESNVQFGEGGAGTFSDGKLYSQISDPRHLTRKVLTEFVKAGAPEEILFVSKPHIGTFRLVSMVEKIRADIVALGGEIRFEQRVTDVHIDGGQVRGVTLASGEQIDSEHVVLALGHSARDTFAMLHQRGVYMEAKPFSVGFRIEHPQSLVDKARFGPNAGNPILGAADYKLVHHAKNGRSVYSFCMCPGGTVVAATSEPERVVTNGMSQYSRNERNANAGIVVGISPDDYRQTPGEGPVNPLDGIAFQRALESRAFTLGDRAYGAPAQLVGDFIKGQASKVLGRVEPSYKPGVRLTDLGAPGQESLPAYAIHAIREALPAFERQIKGFSMPDAVLTGVETRTSSPLRITRGRDYQSLNVKGLYPAGEGAGYAGGIMSAGVDGIEVAEAVGASLLKLQRAEAR is encoded by the coding sequence ATGCTCCGTATCACCGAACTGCGACTGCCCCTGGACCACCCCGAAGAGGCGCTGCGCCCGGCCATCGTGGCGCGGCTGGGCATCGCCGACGCAGCCTTGCAGTCGTTCACCGTCTTCAAGCGCAGCTACGACGCGCGCAAGAAGAGCGCCATCCAGCTCATCTACACGCTTGACTGCGCGCTGGCCGATGAAGCGGCCGTGTTCGCGCGCCTGCAAGGCGATGCGCACATCCGCCCGTCGCCCGACACACGCTACAAATTTCTCGGCCATGCGCCGGCCGATTTCGGCGTGGCCAGTGGACAGCGCCCGCTCGTCATCGGCTTCGGCCCCTGCGGCATCTTCGCCGCGCTGATCCTGGCGCAGATGGGCCTGCGCCCCATCGTGCTCGAGCGCGGCAAGGAAGTGCGCCAGCGCACGCAAGACACCTGGGGCCTGTGGCGGCGGCGTGAGCTGAACCCGGAGTCGAACGTGCAGTTCGGCGAAGGCGGCGCCGGTACGTTTTCCGACGGCAAGCTCTACAGCCAGATCAGCGACCCACGCCACCTCACGCGCAAGGTGCTCACCGAGTTCGTGAAGGCGGGGGCGCCGGAAGAGATCCTCTTCGTGAGCAAGCCGCACATCGGCACCTTCCGCCTGGTCAGCATGGTCGAGAAGATCCGCGCCGACATCGTGGCACTCGGTGGCGAGATCCGCTTCGAACAACGCGTGACCGATGTGCACATCGACGGGGGCCAGGTGCGGGGCGTGACGCTCGCCTCGGGCGAGCAGATCGACAGCGAGCACGTGGTGCTGGCGCTGGGCCACAGCGCACGCGACACCTTCGCCATGCTGCACCAGCGCGGCGTCTACATGGAGGCCAAGCCCTTCTCGGTGGGCTTTCGCATCGAGCACCCGCAAAGCCTCGTCGACAAGGCGCGCTTCGGCCCCAACGCGGGCAACCCCATCCTCGGCGCGGCCGACTACAAGCTGGTGCACCACGCGAAGAACGGGCGTTCGGTCTACAGCTTCTGCATGTGCCCGGGCGGCACCGTGGTGGCCGCCACCTCCGAGCCCGAGCGGGTGGTGACCAACGGCATGAGCCAGTATTCGCGCAACGAGCGCAATGCGAATGCCGGCATCGTGGTCGGCATCTCGCCCGACGACTACCGCCAGACGCCGGGCGAGGGCCCGGTGAACCCGCTCGACGGCATCGCCTTCCAGCGCGCGCTCGAGTCACGCGCCTTCACGCTTGGCGACCGGGCCTATGGCGCCCCCGCGCAGCTGGTGGGCGACTTCATCAAGGGCCAGGCCTCGAAGGTGCTTGGGCGCGTCGAGCCCTCGTACAAGCCCGGCGTGCGCCTCACCGACCTCGGGGCCCCGGGCCAGGAGAGCCTGCCCGCTTACGCCATCCACGCGATCCGCGAAGCCTTGCCCGCTTTCGAGCGCCAGATCAAGGGCTTCTCGATGCCGGATGCGGTGCTGACGGGCGTGGAGACGCGCACCTCGTCCCCGCTGCGCATCACGCGCGGCCGCGACTACCAGAGCCTCAACGTGAAGGGCCTCTACCCGGCCGGCGAGGGCGCGGGTTATGCGGGCGGCATCATGTCGGCCGGCGTCGACGGCATCGAAGTGGCCGAGGCTGTCGGTGCGAGCCTCTTGAAGCTTCAGCGCGCCGAGGCCAGGTAG
- a CDS encoding amidohydrolase has translation MLKWALLLMAAAVCSSVQAQPSASLVAPRVAALQDRMVAWRRDIHQHPELSGQEVRTARLVADHLRQLGLTVKTGVGGHGVVGVLKGGRPGKVVALRADMDALPVLETTGLPFASKALGRYRGQDTPVMHACGHDGHVAMLMAVAEVLTSLRAELPGTVKFIFQPAEEGVATEDAGQQTLWGARAMVADGVLNNPKVDAVFGLHLSPNLGAGQLGYRSGPMMAGADTVHITITGEQTHGAAPWTGTDPIVVAAQVINGLQTIVSRQLNINHEPVVLTIASIHGGHRENIIPDKVEMLGTLRTFDEEMRTEAKQRIVTTAEKIAEASGAKAEVRFGSNAYSVTINDDPLMQAMLPTLQRASGGKAVPIPKISASEDFSEFQKVVPGVFYILGAPPKGKTPMDAATNHSPNFDFDEDAMPLGALSLTMLALDYLASAR, from the coding sequence ATGTTGAAGTGGGCCTTGCTGCTGATGGCAGCCGCCGTGTGCAGCAGCGTGCAGGCACAACCCAGCGCCTCGCTGGTCGCACCCCGTGTGGCCGCGTTGCAGGACCGGATGGTCGCGTGGCGTCGCGACATCCACCAGCACCCCGAACTCTCCGGCCAGGAGGTGCGCACCGCACGCCTCGTGGCCGATCACCTGCGCCAACTCGGCCTCACGGTGAAGACCGGCGTGGGCGGCCACGGCGTCGTGGGCGTGCTCAAAGGCGGGCGACCCGGCAAGGTGGTGGCGCTGCGCGCCGACATGGATGCGCTGCCGGTGCTCGAAACCACTGGCCTGCCCTTCGCCTCGAAGGCCCTCGGCCGCTACCGCGGGCAGGACACGCCGGTGATGCACGCTTGCGGCCACGATGGCCACGTGGCGATGCTGATGGCCGTGGCCGAAGTGCTCACCTCGCTGCGGGCCGAGCTGCCCGGCACGGTGAAGTTCATCTTCCAGCCGGCCGAGGAAGGCGTGGCGACCGAAGACGCCGGCCAGCAGACTTTGTGGGGCGCCCGCGCGATGGTGGCCGACGGGGTGCTCAACAACCCGAAGGTCGACGCCGTGTTCGGCCTGCACCTCTCGCCCAACCTCGGCGCCGGCCAGCTGGGCTATCGCAGCGGGCCGATGATGGCCGGCGCCGACACGGTGCACATCACCATCACCGGCGAACAGACGCATGGCGCCGCGCCGTGGACGGGCACCGACCCGATCGTCGTCGCGGCGCAGGTGATCAACGGGCTGCAGACCATCGTGAGCCGACAGCTCAACATCAACCACGAGCCGGTGGTGCTGACCATCGCGTCCATTCACGGCGGCCACCGCGAGAACATCATCCCCGACAAGGTGGAGATGCTGGGCACGCTGCGCACCTTCGACGAGGAGATGCGCACCGAGGCCAAGCAGCGCATCGTGACCACCGCGGAGAAGATCGCCGAAGCGAGTGGCGCGAAAGCCGAGGTGCGCTTCGGCAGCAACGCCTACAGCGTGACCATCAACGACGACCCGCTGATGCAGGCCATGCTGCCGACGCTGCAGCGCGCGAGCGGCGGCAAGGCGGTGCCGATCCCGAAGATCAGCGCGTCGGAAGACTTCTCGGAGTTCCAGAAAGTCGTGCCGGGCGTGTTCTACATCCTCGGCGCGCCGCCCAAGGGCAAGACGCCGATGGACGCCGCCACCAACCACTCGCCCAACTTCGATTTCGACGAAGACGCGATGCCGCTCGGCGCCCTGTCGCTCACCATGCTGGCGCTGGACTACCTGGCCTCGGCGCGCTGA
- a CDS encoding M20 family metallopeptidase, with protein sequence MNARDPLQPIQPDEATALADYADRAWDERIVPALTDYIAIPAKSPMFDAEWQQHGFIDKVVRDAASWVEGRKVAGLKLEIVRLPGRTPVIFFEVPATKAGSTDTVLMYGHLDKQPEFTGWRTDLGPWTPKYEDGLLYGRGGADDGYAIYAAITAIEALDAQGIPRPRCVGLIEACEESGSFDLPAYIDALAPRLGDVALVVCLDSGAGNYDQLWLTTSLRGMVSGTLRVEILTEGVHSGDSSGLVPSSFRILRQVLDRLEDSKTGRLLPESFHCTIPADRIEQANATAQILGDEVWKRFPWACGADGSPSLPTTTDPLEALLNRTWRPTLSVTGADGFPEWKSSGNVLRPYTAFKLSLRLPPTVDANEAAEKLKLLLEDNAPYNAKVTFGADGRAGAAGATGWNAPSLAPWLEDALQSASQAHYGAPCGYIGQGGTIPLMSLLQQSFPKAQMMVCGVLGPKSNAHGPNEFLHVPYGKKLTAAVAQVMAACP encoded by the coding sequence ATGAACGCCCGCGACCCGCTGCAACCGATCCAGCCCGACGAAGCGACCGCCCTCGCCGACTACGCCGACCGCGCCTGGGACGAGCGCATCGTCCCCGCCCTCACCGACTACATCGCCATCCCGGCGAAGAGCCCGATGTTCGACGCCGAGTGGCAGCAGCACGGCTTCATCGACAAGGTGGTGCGCGATGCGGCGAGCTGGGTCGAAGGCCGCAAGGTGGCCGGGCTGAAGCTGGAAATCGTGAGGCTGCCCGGCCGCACGCCGGTGATCTTCTTCGAGGTGCCAGCCACCAAAGCGGGCAGCACCGACACCGTGCTGATGTACGGCCACCTCGACAAGCAACCCGAGTTCACCGGCTGGCGCACCGACCTCGGCCCCTGGACGCCCAAGTACGAAGACGGCCTGCTCTACGGCCGCGGCGGCGCCGACGACGGCTACGCGATCTACGCCGCCATCACCGCCATCGAGGCGCTCGATGCGCAAGGCATTCCGCGCCCGCGCTGCGTGGGCCTCATCGAAGCCTGCGAGGAAAGCGGCTCCTTCGACCTGCCCGCTTACATCGACGCGCTCGCGCCGCGTCTCGGCGATGTGGCCCTCGTCGTCTGCCTCGACAGCGGCGCCGGCAACTACGACCAGCTGTGGCTCACCACCAGCCTGCGCGGCATGGTGAGCGGCACCTTGCGCGTCGAGATCCTCACCGAGGGCGTGCACTCGGGCGACTCGAGCGGGCTCGTGCCGTCGAGCTTCCGCATCCTGCGACAGGTGCTCGACCGGCTGGAAGACTCGAAGACCGGGCGGCTGCTGCCGGAGAGCTTCCACTGCACCATCCCCGCCGACCGCATCGAGCAGGCGAACGCGACAGCGCAGATCCTCGGCGACGAGGTCTGGAAGCGCTTCCCGTGGGCCTGCGGCGCCGATGGTTCGCCGTCGCTGCCCACGACGACTGACCCGCTGGAAGCGCTGCTCAACCGCACCTGGCGGCCCACGCTGAGCGTGACGGGGGCCGACGGCTTTCCCGAGTGGAAGAGTTCCGGCAACGTGCTGCGCCCCTACACCGCTTTCAAGCTGAGCCTGCGCCTGCCGCCCACGGTCGATGCGAACGAGGCGGCCGAGAAGCTGAAGCTGCTGCTGGAAGACAACGCGCCCTACAACGCGAAGGTCACCTTCGGCGCCGATGGCCGCGCCGGGGCCGCGGGCGCCACCGGCTGGAATGCGCCCAGCCTCGCGCCCTGGCTCGAAGACGCGCTGCAGTCGGCCTCGCAAGCCCACTACGGCGCGCCCTGCGGCTACATCGGCCAGGGCGGCACCATCCCGTTGATGAGCCTCCTGCAACAGAGCTTCCCCAAGGCGCAGATGATGGTCTGCGGCGTGCTCGGGCCCAAGAGCAACGCGCACGGCCCCAACGAGTTCCTGCATGTGCCCTATGGGAAAAAACTCACGGCCGCGGTGGCCCAGGTGATGGCCGCCTGCCCGTGA